A single region of the Lotus japonicus ecotype B-129 chromosome 4, LjGifu_v1.2 genome encodes:
- the LOC130715614 gene encoding signal recognition particle 19 kDa protein translates to MDSELPSIKKWNILYPVYINSKKTMAEGRRIGISKACENPTCAEIGDCCSYLKLPFAIEIDKAYPRDFMQRGRVRVLLKKDDGSLFNSDISSRKQLMLRIAEMVPRHHGRVKKQETASTSTSTAGPSNKSGKGGKKRR, encoded by the exons ATGGACAGTGAATTACCCAGCATAAAGAAATGGAACATTCTGTATCCCGTTTACATCAATTCCAAAAAAACCATGGCTGAAGGAAGACGAATCGGAATCTCCAAAGCTTGCGAAAACCCTACCTGCGCTGAAATTGGGGATTGCTGCAGCTACCTCAAGCTTCCTTTCGCAATTGAG ATTGACAAGGCTTACCCTCGTGATTTCATGCAAAGAGGCCGAGTCAGGGTTTTGCTCAAAAAGGATGATGGGTCTCTCTTCAATTCTGACATTTCTTCCA GAAAGCAACTAATGCTTCGCATTGCAGAGATGGTGCCTAGACATCATGGAAGGGTTAAGAAGCAGGAAACTGCATCAACGTCTACATCAACTGCTGGACCTTCAAACAAATCTGGAAAAGGTGGAAAAAAGAGGAGATGA
- the LOC130715692 gene encoding LOW QUALITY PROTEIN: MATH domain and coiled-coil domain-containing protein At3g58360 (The sequence of the model RefSeq protein was modified relative to this genomic sequence to represent the inferred CDS: deleted 2 bases in 1 codon; substituted 2 bases at 2 genomic stop codons) — MVWPFFLGKYLINKLSCVSSKTTEDFNSSSKGFLVDITCAFGAQVFVCKERSTGKXESLIMMKDVVAYKHVWEIKNFSKLESECYDSKPFNAGKYKWKIKLYPNGKGAELGSYLSLYLTLANPTSLSPCSKIXAQIILRIIDQKQAKHHDGKANYWFSASSLENGASRFILLNNFTSQNLGYLVPYICLVEAEFTILGVVDALS, encoded by the exons ATGGTTTGGCCCTTCTTTCTTGGGAAGTATCTTATAAATAAGTTGTCATGTGTTTCTTCAAAAACAACAGAAGATTTCAACAGTAGCTCTAAAGGTTTTCTGGTGGATATTACATGTGCATTTGGAGCACAAGTCTTTGTGTGCAAGGAAAGAAGCACAGGCAAATGAGAATCATTGATAATGATGAAGGATGTGGTTGCCTACAAGCATGTCTGGGAGATTAAAAACTTCTCAAAATTGGAATCAGAATGTTATGACTCCAAACCATTCAATGCAGGAAAGTACAAATG GAAGATAAAACTA TATCCCAATGGAAAAGGAGCTGAATTGGGAAGTTATCTTTCTCTGTACCTAACCTTGGCTAACCCAACATCCCTTTCTCCTTGTTCCAAAATATAGGCACAGATAATCTTACGCATAATAGACCAGAAGCAAGCCAAGCATCATGATGGAAAAG CTAACTACTGGTTTAGTGCCTCAAGCCTCGAAAATGGTGCATCCAGATTTATTTTGCTCAATAATTTCACCAGTCAGAATTTGGGGTATTTAGTGCCTTACATTTGCTTGGTAGAGGCAGAGTTTACAATACTTGGAGTGGTTGATGCATTGTCCTGA
- the LOC130715693 gene encoding autophagy-related protein 8i-like, which translates to MGKITSFKHEFSLEERRKESDSIIVKYPDRVPVIIERYSRTDLPELDKKKYLVPRDMSVGQFIHILSSRLCLAPGKALFIFVKNTLPQTASLMNSIYQTYKDDDGFLYMCYSSEKTFG; encoded by the exons ATGGGCAAGATCACTTCCTTCAAACACGAATTCTCACTCG AAGAACGACGGAAGGAATCGGATAGCATCATAGTCAAATACCCCGATCGAGTTCCt GTCATTATTGAGAGATATTCTAGGACAGACCTTCCTGAATTGGACAAGAAGAA ATATTTGGTTCCTCGAGACATGTCTGTTGGACAGTTTATTCACATTTTAAGTAGTAGGCTGTGTTTGGCTCCTGGGAAAGCTCTGTTTATTTTTGTCAAGAACACGCTTCCTCAGACTG CGAGTCTTATGAACTCCATCTACCAAACTTACAAGGATGATGATGGGTTTCTGTACATGTGTTACAGCAGTGAGAAAACATTTGGCTAA
- the LOC130715768 gene encoding pre-rRNA-processing protein ESF2, with product MQDGEIDQTTTTSNGENNSESKSKKKLKMKKKLEKETEKADKRGLCYMSRIPPHMDHIKLRHILSQFGDIQRIFLAPQDSASKRSHGSRDQMFSEGWVEFTDKRVAKRVANMLNGEQIGGKKRSSFYYDLWNIKYLSKYKWDDLSDETAFKKAQRKEKLALELSAAKRERDSYLSNVERSRALSAIEERLKKKQKVQPDSVQVTKVIRHFSQTKPIAAAAKTKSELSDDVLDAVFGGS from the exons atgcAAGACGGTGAGATTGATCAAACAACAACCACATCGAATGGAGAGAACAACTCGGAGTCGAAAtcgaagaagaagttgaagatgaagaagaagctggAGAAGGAAACAGAGAAGGCTGATAAGCGTGGCTTGTGCTACATGAGTCGCATCCCTCCTCACATGGACCATATCAAGCTTCGCCACATTCTCTCTCAATTTGGTGATATTCAAAGAATTTTTCTCGCTCCTCAAG ATTCTGCTTCTAAGAGGTCACACGGATCCAGAGACCAAATGTTTTCAGAAGG ATGGGTCGAATTCACTGATAAAAGAGTTGCTAAGAGGGTTGCCAATATGTTAAATGGTGAACAGATAG GAGGAAAGAAGAGGTCATCTTTCTACTATGACCTTTGGAATATTAAGTACTTAAGTAAGTACAAGTGGGATGATCTGTCCGACGAAACAG CCTTCAAGAAAGCTCAGCGCAAGGAAAAACTGGCATTAGAACTTTCTGCTGCCAAGAGAGAAAGGGATTCCTATCTATCCAATGTTGAACGCTCACGTGCTTTGAGTGCTATAGAGGAGCGACTGAAGAAG AAACAAAAGGTTCAACCAGACTCAGTACAAGTGACGAAAGTGATTCGCCATTTCTCTCAGACAAAGCCAATAGCAGCTGCTGCTAAAACTAAATCTGAACTCTCCGACGATGTACTGGATGCA GTATTTGGCGGCTCATAG
- the LOC130711975 gene encoding S-adenosylmethionine synthase 1: protein MAAETFLFTSESVNEGHPDKLCDQISDAVLDACLEQDPDSKVACETCTKTNLVMVFGEITTKAIVDYEKIVRDTCRKIGFVSADVGLDADNCKVLVYIEQQSPDIAQGVHGHLTKRPEEIGAGDQGHMFGYATDETPELMPLSHVLATKLGARLTEVRKNGTCAWLRPDGKTQVTVEYYNDNGAMVPVRVHTVLISTQHDETVTNDEIAADLKEHVIKPVIPEKYLDEKTIFHLNPSGRFVIGGPHGDAGLTGRKIIIDTYGGWGAHGGGAFSGKDPTKVDRSGAYIVRQAAKSIVAVGLARRCLVQVSYAIGVPEPLSVFVDTYGTGKIPDKEILKIVKEEFDFRPGMISINLDLKRGGNNRFLKTAAYGHFGRDDADFTWEVVKPLKWEKA from the coding sequence ATGGCGGCGGAGACTTTCCTATTCACTTCTGAGTCAGTGAACGAGGGGCACCCTGACAAGCTCTGTGACCAGATCTCTGATGCTGTGCTGGATGCATGCCTGGAGCAGGACCCTGATAGCAAGGTTGCATGTGAGACTTGCACCAAGACCAACTTGGTCATGGTCTTTGGAGAGATCACCACCAAGGCCATTGTTGACTATGAGAAAATTGTGCGTGACACCTGCAGGAAAATTGGGTTTGTTTCAGCTGATGTTGGACTTGATGCTGACAACTGCAAGGTCCTTGTTTACATTGAGCAGCAGAGTCCTGATATTGCTCAGGGTGTGCATGGCCATTTGACCAAGAGGCCTGAGGAAATTGGTGCTGGTGACCAGGGTCACATGTTTGGCTATGCTACCGATGAGACCCCTGAGCTGATGCCTCTGAGCCATGTCCTTGCTACCAAGCTTGGTGCTCGCCTAACTGAGGTTCGCAAGAATGGAACCTGCGCTTGGCTGAGACCTGATGGTAAGACCCAAGTCACTGTGGAGTATTACAATGACAATGGTGCTATGGTTCCTGTTCGCGTCCACACTGTTCTCATCTCAACCCAGCATGATGAGACTGTCACTAACGATGAAATTGCTGCTGATTTGAAAGAGCATGTGATCAAGCCTGTGATTCCTGAGAAGTATCTTGATGAGAAGACCATCTTCCACCTGAACCCTTCTGGCCGTTTTGTCATTGGTGGTCCTCATGGTGATGCTGGTCTCACTGGGAGGAAGATCATCATTGACACTTATGGTGGATGGGGTGCTCATGGTGGTGGTGCTTTCTCAGGGAAGGACCCAACTAAGGTTGATAGGAGTGGGGCTTACATTGTGAGGCAAGCTGCTAAGAGCATTGTTGCTGTTGGACTTGCAAGGAGGTGCCTTGTCCAGGTTTCCTATGCCATTGGTGTGCCTGAGCCTTTGTCTGTGTTTGTTGACACTTATGGTACTGGGAAGATCCCTGATAAGGAGATTCTGAAGATTGTGAAGGAGGAGTTTGATTTCAGGCCTGGTATGATCTCCATCAACCTTGATCTCAAGAGGGGTGGCAACAACAGGTTCTTGAAGACTGCTGCTTATGGACATTTTGGAAGGGATGATGCTGACTTCACATGGGAAGTGGTGAAGCCTCTGAAGTGGGAGAAGGCTTAA
- the LOC130711974 gene encoding putative disease resistance protein RGA1 yields MAESFLLEVAGSLLRKLGSYAYEEASRAYGVYDNLQGIKSTLSIVKGVLLDAEQKKDQNHGLLAWLRQIQSICSDAEDVLEGFEFQSKRQQVVKASGSTKMKVGFLLSSSNPVIFRLRMAHQIKDIRDRLDKVAADGAKFGLERIHVDHKLGVQRREMTYSHVNASNVIGREKDREEIIQLLMQTHHDGGHDRDKGVCVIPIVGIGGLGKTTLAKLVFNDLRIDELFQLKMWVCVSDNFDIRQIIIKIINSASASSSAPTIALTNQESINSLDIEQLLSRLRHKLSGQKFLLVLDDIWNDDRAKWIELTDLIKVGAVESKIIVTTRSNSIASMMGTVPVHVLEGLSLEDCFSLFVKWAFKEGEEEKYPELMEIGKEIVKKCRGVPLAVRTLGNFLFSNYDSDKWKFVRDHQIWNLEQKKDDILPALKLSYDEMPSYLRHCFASFSLYPKDFTFTSEEIVSLWVALGLVQSCDGSQKLEKTAKEYINELHSRSFLEDMEDFGHFYLFKVHDLVHDLALYVAKEEFLVVDSHTQAIPEQVRHISVVENNSLGHVVFPNSRSVRTILFPVEGVGLSSESLLDTWISRYRYLRLLNLSDSTFRALPDSIGKLEHLRLLDLSNNCKIKNLPHTVCKLQNLQVLSLRGCKNLETLPQGFGKLISLRQLYITTKQSFLSESEFANLSNLQILCFEYCCNLKILFTRVQLVSLEALFVHSCWSLQSLPLYILPQLVALSVVDCKMLNVSLLSNDRPILRMNFLHLEDLPELEELPAWIHGAADTLQTLIIRNLELQIPPPFRVLPHLKRFHVANCPTLAILSFDMNDLAALEDLSIDGCPELCRIYQPRSGQFWSVIAHIKSVTIGEPTSEEERKSWLST; encoded by the coding sequence ATGGCTGAATCATTTCTTTTAGAAGTTGCTGGTTCACTACTAAGGAAGCTTGGTTCTTATGCTTATGAAGAAGCTTCCCGAGCCTATGGTGTGTATGACAATCTGCAAGGGATCAAAAGCACTTTGTCCATTGTCAAAGGTGTGCTATTGGATGCTGAGCAGAAGAAGGACCAAAACCATGGGTTGCTTGCATGGCTGAGGCAGATTCAAAGCATATGTTCAGATGCTGAAGATGTATTGGAGGGATTTGAGTTCCAAAGCAAGCGCCAGCAAGTTGTCAAAGCTTCTGGCAGCACCAAGATGAAGGTAGGCTTCTTACTTTCTTCCTCTAATCCTGTTATTTTCCGTCTTAGGATGGCTCATCAAATCAAAGATATTAGAGATAGGTTGGATAAAGTAGCAGCTGATGGGGCCAAATTTGGTCTTGAGAGAATTCATGTTGATCACAAACTTGGTGTGCAAAGGAGAGAAATGACTTATTCTCATGTTAATGCTTCAAATGTCATAGGAAGAGAGAAGGATAGAGAGGAAATTATCCAACTTTTGATGCAAACCCACCATGATGGTGGTCATGATAGGGATAAAGGTGTTTGTGTTATTCCCATAGTAGGAATTGGAGGTTTGGGGAAGACCACACTTGCAAAATTGGTGTTCAATGATCTGAGGATTGATGAACTTTTCCAACTGAAAATGTGGGTGTGTGTGTCTGATAACTTTGACATCAGGCAGATAATTATCAAAATCATCAACTCTGCCTCTGCTTCTAGCTCAGCTCCAACTATTGCTCTTACCAACCAAGAAAGCATTAACAGTTTAGATATTGAGCAGCTACTAAGTCGTCTTAGACATAAGCTTTCTGGTCAAAAATTTTTGCTAGTGTTAGATGATATATGGAATGATGATCGTGCCAAATGGATTGAGTTAACAGATTTGATCAAAGTTGGTGCAGTAGAAAGCAAAATCATAGTGACGACACGTAGTAACTCAATTGCTTCAATGATGGGAACTGTTCCCGTGCATGTTTTAGAGGGTCTTTCTCTAGAGGATTGTTTCTCTCTGTTCGTAAAATGGGCATTTAAGgaaggtgaagaagaaaaatatCCAGAACTAATGGAGATTGGAAAAGAAATTGTGAAAAAATGTAGAGGGGTTCCATTGGCTGTGAGAACATTAGGAAATTTCCTATTCTCAAATTATGATTCAGATAAGTGGAAATTTGTAAGAGACCATCAAATATGGAATTTAGAGCAAAAGAAAGATGATATTTTACCTGCTTTGAAATTAAGCTATGATGAAATGCCATCCTATTTGAGGCACTGTTTTGCTTCTTTTTCCCTTTATCCTAAAGATTTTACCTTCACAAGTGAAGAAATTGTCAGTCTTTGGGTGGCACTTGGATTAGTTCAATCCTGTGATGGAAGTCAAAAGCTAGAGAAGACTGCAAAGGAATATATAAATGAGTTGCATTCAAGATCATTTCTTGAAGATATGGAAGACTTTGGCCACTTTTACTTGTTCAAAGTCCATGATTTAGTGCATGATCTTGCCCTCTATGTTGCGAAAGAGGAGTTTCTAGTGGTAGACTCACATACTCAGGCTATACCTGAGCAAGTGAGGCATATATCAGTAGTTGAAAATAATTCACTTGGCCATGTCGTGTTTCCCAACTCTAGAAGTGTTAGAACTATACTATTCCCCGTTGAAGGAGTTGGTCTTAGCAGTGAATCTCTTTTGGATACATGGATTTCACGATACAGATACTTGCGGCTTTTAAATTTAAGTGATTCTACATTTCGAGCTCTACCTGATTCAATTGGTAAACTGGAGCATCTCCGACTTCTTGATCTTTCCAAtaattgtaaaataaaaaacctgCCTCATACTGTATGCAAACTACAAAATCTGCAAGTTTTGTCACTCAGAGGATGCAAGAATCTTGAAACATTGCCTCAAGGATTTGGGAAGTTGATTAGTCTTCGGCAACTGTATATAACCACAAAGCAATCTTTTCTGTCAGAAAGTGAATTTGCAAATTTGAGCAATCTACAAATTTTGTGTTTTGAATATTGTTGCAACTTGAAGATATTGTTCACAAGGGTGCAACTTGTTTCCCTTGAAGCATTGTTTGTTCATTCATGTTGGAGCCTGCAATCCTtacctctatatatactccctcAGTTAGTTGCTCTGTCAGTTGTAGATTGTAAGATGTTAAATGTGTCCTTACTCAGCAATGACAGACCAATCCTGAGGATGAATTTTCTGCACCTTGAAGATTTGCCGGAGCTTGAGGAATTGCCTGCATGGATTCATGGAGCTGCAGACACTTTACAAACCTTGATAATTAGAAATCTTGAGCTGCAGATACCTCCTCCTTTTCGTGTCTTGCCTCATCTTAAGAGGTTCCATGTTGCAAACTGTCCTACCCTGGCCATTCTTTCATTTGACATGAACGATCTCGCTGCCCTTGAGGATTTGAGCATAGATGGTTGTCCTGAATTGTGCCGAATTTATCAACCACGGTCCGGTCAGTTCTGGTCAGTGATTGCTCACATAAAAAGTGTCACCATTGGGGAACCAACAAGCGAGGAGGAACGGAAGTCATGGTTATCCACTTGA